The sequence below is a genomic window from Luteitalea sp..
TGGGGGCCGGACCGGCCGCCCTTCCCGCTGCTGCAACCGGAAAAAGTGCTTTCGCTGCCGCTCGACCTGCGGTTCACGGCCGACTACCGTTATCGACTGGCAGGAACCGAGCGCATTGGAGAGCGCGCCTGCTACGTGGTGCGATTCGACCCCGTGCATCGAGACCGCTCGCTGTATAGGGGGACCGTCTGGATCGATCAGGAGACGTTTGGACGCTTGAAGGTGCACGCCGTGCAAACGGCGCTCTCGGCACCGGTCGTGTCGAACGAGGAGATCCAGACGTTCGAGCGCGTCGCGACGGTGGGAGGGCGTCCGGTCATGCTGCTCACCGACCTCTCGAGCCGTCAGCTCCTGCTCATCGCGGGTCGCAACATCCTGGTCGAAAAGCGTGTGCGCTTCAGCGACTTGGCGATCAACGACCCTTCGTTCGACCGCAAACGTGAGGTGGCGCGGGCTAGCGATCGCGTGATGTACAAGGAGACGGAGGAGGGCCTGCGATACTTCGTGAAGGATGGGGAGCGCCGCGTGGTGCGCGAGCGACCGACGCTGTCGGCGAAGGCGATGGCCATGGGCACGACCATCGATCCTTCGTTCGACTTCCCTCTGCCGATCTTCGGCATCAACTACCTCGACTTCGAGTTCGGGGGCCCCGACACGCAGTTGGCGCTGCTGTTTGGCGGGGTGCTGGCGGTAGGGAACATTCAGTGGCCAAGGCTCGGTCGAACGCCGCTCGACGCAAGCGTCGACTTCTTCGCGATCGCGGTGCCCTCGAGCGACCGCGTCTACGACCCGGACGGGGAACTGGAGGCGGAGCGCCTCCTGACTTGGCCGATGACCGCTGGCGTCAACCTCGGCTATCAGTTCACCGACTTCCAAAAGGTGGGGCTGCGGTATCACCTTGGCTTCGATGCCTACGCCAATGAGCGGACTACCGGCGAGACGTTCGAGCGGCCCTCCAGTACGCTGACCAGCGGGATTGGTGCCACCTACGAGCTCCGGCGGCATGGCTATAACCTGACGGCCTGGGGCACCTGGTTCGGACGAGCTCGCTGGCGACCCTGGGGGCCAGCCGATGAGCTCGATCCGGGCGAGAAGACCTACGTCAAATACGGCGGCGTGCTAGCGCGGGACATCCACTTCCGGACGTTCCACAAGATTCACGTGGACGCCGCGTACTTTGGTGGGGAGCGCCTCGATAGGTTCAGCAAGTATCAGTTTGGACTCTTCGACGATACCCGGATCCACGGCGTGCCCGCGTCGGGGTTACGCTTTACCCAGCTCGCTGCCCTGCGGGCGTCGTATTCGTTTAATATCTTCGAGCAGTATCGGTTGGATCTGTTCGCCGACCGCGCCTGGGGTCGAGACGAGGAGCTCTCGAAGGCGTGGCAGCCAATCACGGGGCTTGGCGTCGGCGTGAACGTGCGGGCACCGTGGCGTACGATCTTGCGAGCCGATGTCAGCAAGAGCTTCTTGCCGCGCCAGTACCGCTCATCGGGGTCGACGGTGGTTCAGGTGATGCTCTTGAAACCGTTGTGAAGGGTCCTTAGTTCTTGGTCCCTGGTGCGCCTAGTACGCTTCGATGCTTCGCGACGCCAAGACGCACCAAGAACCAAGGACCAAGGACCAAGGACCTGAAAGAATGGCCCGCGCCGACTTACACGTCCACTCGTGTCACTCCAAAGCGAACGGCAACCTGCCGTTGTTGAAGAGCCGTGACTGCTACTCGTCTCCGCTGGATGTGTATCGGCAGGCGCGAGCGCGCGGCATGGATGTAGTCACGATCACCGACCACGACAGCATCGATGGCTGCTTGGAGCTGCTGGCGGAGCGGCCGGATGCGCGCGACGTCATCATCGGCGAGGAGATCTCCTGCTGGGTGCCGGACACGGACTTGCAAGTTCACCTGGGCGCGTACGGGATGACGGAAGCCATCCATCGGTCCGTTCAGCCGCTGCGCGACAACGTGTTCGATGTCGCCGCGTACCTCCGCGCATCAGGCGTCTTCTTCTCGCTGAACCACCTGCTTCACTTCTACAAGGACCAAGTTCCGCTCGAGGCGTACCTCCGCCTGCTCACGGAGGTCCCCGCCCTCGAGGTCCGCAACGGCACGATGCTCGAGGCCCACAACCAGTTGGTCGAGTCCATCCGTGAAAAAGGAACCGGTTCTTTTTTCTCCCCACTCGCTCTGGTGGCTGGCAGTGACGCGCACACGCTGCGGCGGGTGGGCACGACGTGGACCGCGGCTCCGGGCGAGGACGCGCACGAGTTCCTCGCGAACGTGGCGTGCGGCCTGGGGCAGGCCGGCGGCGTGCACGGGACGACGCTCACAATTGCCGGCGACGCGTATGGCGTCATCTGGCGGTATTGCAAGAGTCTCGTCGGGTTGGGCCCCAACGATCACACCTGGCTCGAGCGTGTGTTCTGCCTCGCCACGGCCGTCGCGTCGATTCCGTTTCAGTGGCTGCCGGTGGCGATTGCGCTCCGTGGCAAGCGAAGCGAGGCACGCTACGTCGACCGCTGTGCGAGGCAGCTCCGCGAGTGGCGCGAGGGAGCCGAGGCGGCATCCCGCGCTGCCACCGTGAGCCGGGCGTCTGCGCCGGTGTTGGCGGATGAGGAGATGCTGGGGTGAGCGAGCGGCGCGTGGCCGTCACTGGCGTCGGCCTCATCTGCGCGCTGGGGATCTCGCGGGAGGAGGTCTGGCGGGCGATGCTTGCCGGCGAGTGTGGCATGCGTCGCGTGACGCTCTTCGATCCGGCGGGTCATCGGAGCGAGATCGCCGGCGAGATCGATCTCGAGCCTGCGCTCGACGGGTTCACGCCGCTCGAACGGCGCCGGTGGTCGCGGAGTGATCAGCTCGGTGTGATCGCGGCCAGCGAGGCGATCGCCGATGCCGGCCTGCTCGACGCGGCGCTCGATCCCACGCGAGTGGGCGTGCTGCTCGGCTCGGGCACCGCTGACTTGCTGCGCAACGAAGAGTACTATTTCACGATGTTGCGCCGCGGGATCGAGCGCGCGCGCCCGTCGAAGGCGTGGAACCATTTCTCCAGCACCCCGGTCGACGTCATTGCCGCGCGGTTTGGCTTTGAAGGCATGCGCTCCTGCATTGCCGCCGCCTGCTCGTCGAGCACCATCGCCATCGGCCACGCGGCAGAAGCCATCCGCCACCATCGCCTGGATGTTGCGCTGGCCGGCGGCACGGACGCATTGGCGAGGCTGACCTTCAGCGGCTTCAATGCGTTGCGGCTGATGGATCCGGGCCCCTGCCGTCCGTTCGACCAGCGGCGCAATGGCATGAACATCGGTGAAGGTGCCGCCATCCTCGTGCTCGAGGACCTGGCGCGTGCGCGCCGCCGCGGCGCCGCGATTTACGCGGAGGTGGCGGGCTACAGTTTGAGCTGCGAGGCGTACCACCCGACCGCGCCGGAGCCGGACGGCCGAGCCGTGGCGACGATGGTGAACGCGGCGCTCGACGCCGCTCGCGTGTCGGCGACGGAGGTCGATCACCTCAACGCGCACGGCACCGCGACACCTCAGAACGATAGGGCAGAGGCAAATGGGTTCGTTGCCGTCTTCGGTGCACACACACGCCGCTTACCGGTGACGTCGATCAAATCGATGGTCGGTCATTGCCTCGGGGCGGCGGGCGCCGTGGAAGCAGCGGTGCTCGCGCTGACCATCGCGCGAGGCGTCATCCCCCCTACGATTCACCACGAGGCCACCGATCCGGCGTGTCCAATCGATGTCGTCGCCAATCGAGCGCGCGAGCAGCGCGTCGGCTGCGGCGTCTCGACCTCGCTCGCCTTTGGCGGCAACGATGCCGCTCTCGTGTTGCGCGCCGTTCAGTGAGAGATGGTAGGGCGCGTCAGCCTCCCGCGCCGATCCACCTGAGAACGAGCCAGGCGAGGATGCCGACCGCCAGTCCCCCAACCGCGTCGACGAGGTAGTGATAGCGTCCAGCGACGGTTGCCGCAGCAATCACCAGTGTCAGCAGGATGAGCAGCATGCCGGCGATCGGAAGAAACTGCGCCACGACCAAGGCCGCAGCGACCGCCACGGCAACATGGCCGCTGGGAAGCGTGTCGCCGCCGACACCCATGGATCCCGACACATGCTCATTCAGCTGGCGGAGCACGCGATGTGCAAGTGAGGCGGGTACGGCCGGTCGCGCGTGAGGATTGTCGGATCGATCGTGCGCTGCGATCTGTCGTGGCGGCCGCGCGGGCAACCACGGCAGCGTGCCGTAGCACGCGTAGCCGGAGGCCAGCACCGCTGACCAGAAGGTATCGGACACCTCGGATGGCGCCGTCGAGTACAGCAGAAGAAAACAGGCCGGGACGAACGGGTAAACGAGCAGATACACGGCTTCGAGCATGGCGCTGCGCCAGAACGGCGAGTCCAGATTCGACCCGAGCCAGGTGAGCAGCTGTCGGTCGGCCCTTGCGAGCCACGCTTCCAGACGAGGATTGGGGGGACGCTGCAGCCAGCCAGGCAGCCAGTAGCCGAACATCAGATATGCAGCGGGCGCCCAGTCACGTGCGATCGCGAGCCACCAGGCAGCGTCCGCCGCCGCGGCCATCGCAATCACGAGTGCCACGGCAGCCGCGGCGAGCCCGGCCACGGCCAGCCGCTTCTGCACAACGCCGCCCCTCGCCCCTCCGATCGCGACGAGAGCCGTGACGACGAAATAGGTGACGGCAATCCACTCGCTCACACGCATGGCGGTTCTCCGTCAGCCGCTGCGGTCGTTCCCATCTCCTAAATCGGTTATCGGCTTGGGGATCTACGAAGTAGCCAGGTTCGAGAAGATGGTGACGCTGACGACACACGCGTAACGACAACGTGACGAGTCTGTTCGTCTTGTCTCGAGGGCCGAGCCTGCATCGGGGCCGATTGGCCTGGAGAGGCACACTAGGCTACCAGAGGTGGTAGTACCCATCTCGCCGCACGAGCTCGACCGCGCTTCCGAACAGCTCACGTAACACGG
It includes:
- a CDS encoding phosphatase PAP2 family protein, whose product is MRVSEWIAVTYFVVTALVAIGGARGGVVQKRLAVAGLAAAAVALVIAMAAAADAAWWLAIARDWAPAAYLMFGYWLPGWLQRPPNPRLEAWLARADRQLLTWLGSNLDSPFWRSAMLEAVYLLVYPFVPACFLLLYSTAPSEVSDTFWSAVLASGYACYGTLPWLPARPPRQIAAHDRSDNPHARPAVPASLAHRVLRQLNEHVSGSMGVGGDTLPSGHVAVAVAAALVVAQFLPIAGMLLILLTLVIAAATVAGRYHYLVDAVGGLAVGILAWLVLRWIGAGG